One genomic region from Desulfovibrio porci encodes:
- the rpsQ gene encoding 30S ribosomal protein S17: protein MQALEERKGRTLTGIVVSDKNDKTIVVRVETLVKHPLLKKYVRRRKKFTAHDPMNECGMGDKVKIVEFRPMSRNKRWHLVSIIEKAV from the coding sequence ATGCAAGCTCTGGAAGAACGCAAGGGCAGAACGCTGACCGGCATTGTGGTGAGCGACAAGAACGACAAAACCATTGTCGTGCGCGTTGAGACCCTGGTCAAGCACCCTCTGCTCAAAAAGTATGTGAGGCGCCGCAAGAAGTTCACGGCTCATGATCCCATGAACGAATGCGGTATGGGCGACAAGGTCAAAATTGTGGAGTTCCGCCCCATGTCGCGCAACAAGCGCTGGCATCTGGTCTCCATCATTGAAAAAGCCGTGTAG
- the rpmC gene encoding 50S ribosomal protein L29: MAAKKKSDKAVRDAAKVLRDMSAEELRGKLAEQRQELMNARFKHAAAQLEKTSELKAMRKQVARIETVLNEKEQRA, translated from the coding sequence ATGGCTGCCAAGAAGAAAAGCGACAAGGCCGTCCGCGACGCCGCCAAGGTTCTGCGCGATATGAGCGCGGAAGAGCTGCGCGGCAAGCTGGCCGAGCAGCGGCAGGAACTGATGAACGCCCGTTTCAAGCACGCCGCGGCGCAGCTTGAGAAGACTTCCGAGCTGAAAGCCATGCGGAAGCAGGTGGCGCGCATCGAGACCGTGTTGAACGAAAAGGAACAGAGGGCCTGA
- the rplP gene encoding 50S ribosomal protein L16 encodes MLAPKKVKFRKWQKGRLRGLATRGASIAFGDIGLKAVQHGHLSSQQIEAARIAMMRHIKRGGKVWIRVFPDRPVTAKPLETRQGSGKGAPVGWCAPVKPGRVLYEIKGVSLELAREALTRAAHKLPVKTVIVVREGF; translated from the coding sequence ATGCTTGCCCCCAAGAAAGTTAAATTCCGCAAATGGCAGAAGGGCCGTCTGCGCGGGCTGGCTACGCGCGGCGCCTCCATTGCCTTTGGCGACATCGGCCTGAAGGCCGTGCAGCACGGACATCTGTCCAGCCAGCAGATCGAGGCCGCCCGTATCGCCATGATGCGCCACATCAAGCGCGGCGGCAAAGTCTGGATCCGTGTTTTCCCGGACCGCCCGGTCACCGCCAAGCCTCTGGAAACCCGTCAGGGCTCCGGCAAAGGCGCTCCGGTGGGCTGGTGCGCCCCGGTCAAGCCCGGCCGCGTGCTCTATGAAATCAAGGGCGTCAGCCTTGAACTGGCCCGCGAGGCGCTGACCCGCGCCGCGCACAAGCTGCCCGTCAAGACCGTGATCGTGGTGAGGGAGGGCTTCTAA
- the rpsC gene encoding 30S ribosomal protein S3 has protein sequence MGQKVHPFGFRLGYNKNWQSRWFSKKEYPAFVYEDSKIRAFVKKLLYHAGLAKIEIERAGGKVRLILSTARPGIVIGRKGVEIEKLRGDLRQKFGREFSLEVNEIRRPEVDAQLVAENIAQQLERRVAFRRAMKRTVSMARKFGGEGIKVTCAGRLAGAEIARTEWYRDGRVPLQTLRADIDYGFAEARTTYGIIGVKVWIYKGEILDKEVEQ, from the coding sequence ATGGGTCAGAAAGTACATCCGTTCGGCTTCCGGCTTGGGTATAACAAGAACTGGCAGTCCCGCTGGTTCAGCAAGAAGGAATATCCTGCCTTTGTCTACGAAGACAGCAAGATCCGCGCGTTCGTCAAAAAGCTCCTCTATCATGCGGGGCTTGCCAAGATCGAAATAGAACGCGCCGGCGGCAAAGTGCGCCTGATTCTTTCCACGGCCCGCCCCGGTATCGTCATCGGCCGCAAAGGCGTGGAAATTGAAAAATTGCGTGGGGATTTGCGCCAGAAATTCGGGCGCGAGTTCTCCTTGGAAGTGAATGAAATCCGCCGTCCCGAAGTGGACGCCCAGCTTGTGGCCGAAAACATCGCCCAGCAGCTGGAGCGCCGCGTGGCCTTCCGGCGCGCCATGAAGCGCACCGTGTCCATGGCTCGCAAGTTCGGCGGCGAAGGCATCAAGGTGACCTGCGCCGGCCGCTTGGCCGGGGCCGAAATCGCCCGTACCGAATGGTACCGCGACGGCCGTGTGCCCTTGCAGACCCTGCGCGCCGACATTGATTACGGCTTTGCCGAGGCGCGTACCACCTATGGCATCATCGGTGTCAAGGTGTGGATCTACAAGGGTGAAATCCTTGACAAAGAGGTTGAACAATAA
- the rplV gene encoding 50S ribosomal protein L22, with the protein MESKAIAKFQRVSPRKTRLVAKNVQGLGVEEAMNLLRFTPNKPAGVLFGVLKSALANASQLGGVDVDAMVVKEIVVNEGPSWKRFMPRAQGRASKIHKRTSHITVILAEGQE; encoded by the coding sequence ATGGAATCGAAAGCTATTGCGAAGTTCCAGCGCGTTTCGCCGCGCAAGACCCGGCTTGTGGCCAAGAACGTGCAGGGCCTCGGGGTTGAGGAAGCCATGAATCTTCTGCGCTTCACCCCCAACAAGCCCGCGGGCGTGCTCTTCGGCGTGCTCAAAAGCGCGCTGGCCAATGCCTCGCAGCTGGGCGGCGTGGACGTGGACGCCATGGTGGTGAAGGAAATCGTGGTCAACGAGGGCCCTTCCTGGAAGCGCTTCATGCCCCGTGCTCAGGGCCGGGCCAGCAAGATTCACAAGCGCACCAGCCACATCACCGTCATACTCGCAGAAGGGCAGGAATAG
- the rpsS gene encoding 30S ribosomal protein S19, whose translation MPRSLKKGPFVDGHLMKKVDSAVANSDRRVLKTWSRRSTILPEMVGLTFAVHNGKKFVPVFVTENMVGHKLGEFSPTRTFHGHAADKKAKAGKK comes from the coding sequence ATGCCGAGATCATTGAAAAAAGGGCCGTTCGTGGACGGTCATTTGATGAAAAAGGTCGACAGCGCGGTGGCCAACAGCGACCGCCGCGTGCTCAAGACCTGGTCGCGCCGCTCGACCATCCTGCCGGAAATGGTGGGACTGACCTTTGCGGTGCACAATGGCAAGAAGTTTGTGCCGGTGTTCGTCACCGAAAACATGGTGGGTCACAAGCTGGGCGAATTCTCGCCCACCCGCACTTTCCATGGGCACGCCGCCGACAAAAAGGCCAAGGCCGGCAAGAAGTAG
- the rplB gene encoding 50S ribosomal protein L2 has translation MAVRKLKPTSAGRRFQTVSDFEEITRTRPEKSLTEGLPKKAGRNNRGRVTSRRRGGGVKRLYRIIDFKRDKTGIEATVAHIEYDPNRTARIALLHYADGEKRYILAPVGLNQGDVVMSGVNGRSGESADIKPGNALEMARIPVGTVIHNVELYPGKGGQLCRAAGTYAQLVAKEGKYALLRLPSGEVRKVLASCVATVGQVGNIHHENISLGKAGRNRWLGRRPQVRGVAMNPIDHPLGGGEGRSSGGRHPVSPWGMPAKGYKTRDKKKASSRLIIKRRGQK, from the coding sequence ATGGCTGTCCGTAAGCTGAAACCGACCTCCGCGGGGCGTCGCTTCCAGACGGTTTCCGACTTTGAGGAAATCACCCGGACGCGCCCTGAGAAGTCGCTCACCGAAGGTCTGCCCAAGAAGGCCGGCCGCAACAATCGGGGCCGCGTCACCAGCCGTCGTCGCGGCGGCGGCGTCAAGCGTCTGTACCGCATCATCGACTTCAAGCGGGACAAGACCGGCATTGAAGCCACCGTGGCGCACATTGAATATGATCCCAACCGCACGGCCCGCATCGCGCTGCTGCACTATGCGGACGGCGAAAAGCGCTACATCCTCGCGCCCGTGGGCTTGAACCAGGGCGACGTGGTGATGAGCGGCGTCAACGGCCGCAGCGGCGAAAGCGCCGACATCAAGCCCGGCAACGCGCTGGAAATGGCCCGCATTCCCGTGGGTACCGTGATCCACAACGTGGAGCTTTATCCCGGCAAGGGCGGCCAGCTCTGCCGCGCCGCCGGCACCTATGCCCAGCTTGTGGCCAAGGAAGGCAAATACGCCCTGCTGCGCCTGCCCTCGGGCGAAGTGCGCAAGGTGCTGGCCTCCTGCGTGGCGACTGTGGGCCAGGTGGGCAACATCCACCACGAAAACATCTCGCTGGGCAAAGCCGGCCGCAACCGCTGGCTGGGCCGTCGCCCACAGGTGCGCGGCGTGGCCATGAACCCCATCGACCATCCGCTGGGCGGCGGTGAAGGCAGAAGCTCCGGCGGCCGCCATCCTGTGTCGCCGTGGGGCATGCCCGCCAAGGGTTACAAGACCCGTGACAAGAAGAAAGCCTCTTCCCGGCTGATCATCAAACGCCGCGGCCAGAAGTAG
- the rplW gene encoding 50S ribosomal protein L23 has product MESTYVLLKPLLTEKTTLLKDEAQQVAFYVHPKANKIEIKQAVEKAFDVKVEAVNVVRRAPSVRERQGRVVGRKPGWKKAYVTLRQGDKIEFFEGV; this is encoded by the coding sequence ATGGAATCGACCTATGTTCTGCTCAAGCCCCTGCTGACGGAAAAAACGACCCTGCTCAAGGATGAGGCGCAACAGGTGGCCTTTTATGTCCACCCCAAAGCCAACAAGATCGAGATCAAGCAGGCGGTGGAAAAGGCTTTTGACGTGAAAGTGGAAGCGGTCAACGTGGTGCGCCGCGCCCCCTCCGTGAGGGAGCGCCAGGGCCGCGTGGTGGGCCGCAAGCCCGGCTGGAAGAAAGCGTATGTGACGCTGCGCCAGGGCGATAAAATCGAGTTCTTCGAGGGAGTGTAA
- the rplD gene encoding 50S ribosomal protein L4: MATVKVYDQNKQESGEVTLASDVFEIEVRPEILNLVVRAQMAAKRAGTHNAKTRAFVSGGGVKPWKQKGTGRARSGSNRSPVWRGGAVIFGPSPRDYGFKVNSKVRALALKMALSSRLAGESLLVVKGIELPEAKTKHFAKVAGALGLSKALIVAPEDNETLSRSARNIPGLTLTTPDRLSVLEVLKHKQLVLLEGAVESVQARFAGKKGA; encoded by the coding sequence ATGGCTACCGTGAAAGTATATGACCAGAACAAGCAGGAAAGCGGCGAAGTGACGCTGGCTTCCGACGTGTTCGAAATCGAGGTGAGGCCCGAAATCCTCAATCTCGTGGTGCGCGCCCAGATGGCGGCCAAACGCGCGGGCACGCACAATGCCAAGACTCGCGCGTTCGTCTCCGGCGGCGGCGTCAAGCCCTGGAAGCAGAAGGGCACCGGCCGGGCCCGCTCCGGCTCCAACCGTTCGCCCGTGTGGCGCGGCGGCGCCGTCATCTTCGGACCCAGCCCGCGCGATTACGGCTTCAAGGTCAACAGCAAGGTGCGCGCTCTTGCCCTTAAGATGGCCCTGTCGAGCCGTCTGGCTGGCGAAAGCCTGCTGGTGGTCAAGGGCATTGAGCTGCCCGAAGCCAAAACCAAACATTTTGCCAAGGTGGCTGGCGCGCTCGGTCTCAGCAAGGCGCTTATCGTGGCGCCCGAGGACAACGAGACCCTGAGCCGCTCGGCCCGCAACATCCCCGGCCTGACCCTGACCACGCCCGACCGCCTGAGCGTGCTGGAAGTCCTTAAGCACAAGCAGCTTGTGCTTCTGGAGGGGGCCGTGGAATCTGTTCAGGCGCGCTTTGCCGGAAAGAAGGGGGCTTAA
- the rplC gene encoding 50S ribosomal protein L3, which yields MAEKLGILGRKLGMTRIFAGDGAAVAVTVIEAGPCPVTQVKTVEKDGYNALQIALTEAKEKHVGKAMRGHFAKAGAGLFRHTREIRLSGAPEQQPGQQLTVDIFAAGEVVKVTGKSVGKGYQGRMRRWNFAGSKDTHGCEKVHRNNGSVGNNTFPGHVFKGRKMAGHWGNETVTEMGLLIVGVRPEDNVILVKGSVPGPKNGLVLIRKQ from the coding sequence ATGGCTGAGAAATTGGGAATTTTGGGTCGCAAGCTTGGTATGACCCGCATCTTCGCCGGTGACGGCGCCGCCGTGGCCGTGACGGTCATTGAGGCCGGGCCCTGCCCCGTCACCCAGGTCAAGACCGTGGAAAAGGACGGCTACAACGCCCTGCAGATCGCACTGACCGAGGCCAAGGAAAAGCATGTGGGCAAAGCCATGCGCGGCCACTTCGCCAAGGCCGGTGCCGGACTTTTCCGCCACACGCGCGAAATCCGCCTTTCGGGCGCGCCCGAGCAGCAGCCCGGCCAGCAGCTCACCGTGGACATCTTCGCCGCCGGCGAAGTGGTCAAGGTGACCGGCAAGAGCGTGGGCAAGGGCTACCAGGGCCGTATGCGCCGCTGGAATTTCGCCGGCTCCAAAGATACGCACGGCTGCGAAAAGGTGCACCGCAACAATGGTTCGGTAGGTAACAACACCTTCCCCGGCCACGTCTTCAAGGGACGTAAGATGGCGGGCCATTGGGGCAATGAAACCGTGACGGAAATGGGCCTTCTGATCGTGGGCGTGCGTCCCGAGGACAACGTCATTCTGGTCAAAGGTTCCGTGCCCGGCCCCAAGAACGGGCTGGTGCTGATCCGCAAGCAGTAG
- the rpsJ gene encoding 30S ribosomal protein S10, whose product MTTVSSDRIRIKLKAYDYRILDKAVAEIVDTARNTGAGVAGPIPLPTNIHKYTVQRSVHVNKKSREQFEMRIHKRLMDILEPTQQTVDALGKLSLPAGVDVEIKL is encoded by the coding sequence ATGACAACTGTTAGCAGTGATCGCATTCGGATCAAGCTCAAAGCCTACGATTACCGCATTCTGGATAAGGCCGTTGCGGAAATCGTGGATACGGCGCGCAATACCGGTGCCGGTGTGGCGGGGCCCATTCCCCTGCCCACCAACATTCATAAGTACACCGTTCAGCGCTCCGTGCATGTGAACAAAAAGTCCCGTGAGCAGTTTGAAATGCGCATCCACAAGCGGCTTATGGATATCCTGGAACCCACGCAGCAGACCGTCGACGCGCTGGGCAAGCTCTCCTTGCCCGCCGGTGTGGACGTGGAAATCAAGCTCTAG
- a CDS encoding response regulator → MPIDPALKAKQNLYEDTVIHYMGKEDGHVIVLSDDQAFTTQLRLTLAKELGLSSPNMLTALSDPHQLLRVLREVTPKHPAPILFLERIMGGQDLSFLVNQIKQAYNKLRIIILTTDVQRDRLMLLHEVGADNFIAKPVSVNTLIEKMAFTLKPQSKLGQAIDLAKSFLAQGKYAEALAACQKILALKPGSAAAYLVIGDTQRAMQDYEKARIAYETAAKSADLYLAPLQRLAEMYEELGDRQSQLRYLQKLDAISPLNVNRKVSLGEIHLAMGEPEKAEELFDKAMAQITKEAMDGISALSGRIAAIYADSDPVKAEKFLRNSLEVKGKYLSKGDIMLFNQLGISLRKQGRWKDAIIEYKRAIKIAPEDENIYYNIGMAFAEGGDFLQAKANLLKAVDLNPEIPNASPNIAYNFGAVFLQSKDRERATQFFRLALQLRPDFPAARDGLKRAGG, encoded by the coding sequence ATGCCTATTGATCCGGCGCTCAAGGCCAAACAGAATCTTTATGAAGACACGGTCATCCACTATATGGGCAAGGAAGACGGCCACGTCATCGTGCTCAGCGACGACCAGGCCTTTACCACCCAGTTGCGGCTGACCCTGGCCAAAGAGCTGGGCCTCTCCTCCCCGAACATGCTCACGGCCCTGTCCGACCCGCACCAGCTGTTGCGCGTGCTGCGCGAAGTGACCCCCAAACATCCGGCACCGATTCTCTTTCTGGAGCGGATCATGGGCGGCCAGGATCTCAGTTTTCTGGTCAACCAGATCAAGCAGGCTTACAACAAACTGCGGATCATTATTCTGACCACCGACGTGCAGCGCGACCGGCTCATGCTGCTGCACGAAGTGGGCGCGGATAACTTCATTGCCAAGCCGGTGTCCGTGAACACGCTGATCGAAAAAATGGCCTTCACGCTCAAGCCTCAGAGCAAGCTCGGGCAGGCCATCGATCTGGCCAAATCTTTTCTGGCCCAGGGAAAATACGCCGAAGCTCTGGCCGCCTGCCAGAAAATCCTGGCGCTTAAACCCGGCAGCGCGGCGGCTTATCTGGTCATAGGCGATACGCAACGCGCCATGCAGGATTATGAAAAAGCGCGCATCGCTTATGAGACGGCGGCCAAGTCCGCCGACCTCTATCTCGCGCCTCTGCAACGTCTGGCCGAGATGTACGAGGAGCTGGGCGACCGGCAGTCCCAGTTGCGCTATCTGCAGAAACTCGACGCCATCTCGCCGCTCAACGTCAACCGCAAGGTGAGCCTGGGGGAAATCCACTTGGCCATGGGTGAGCCGGAAAAGGCCGAGGAACTCTTTGACAAGGCCATGGCCCAGATTACTAAGGAAGCTATGGACGGCATCAGCGCCCTTTCCGGCCGCATCGCGGCCATCTATGCCGACAGCGACCCGGTCAAGGCTGAAAAATTTCTGCGTAACAGTCTGGAAGTCAAAGGCAAGTATCTTTCCAAGGGCGACATCATGCTCTTCAACCAGCTGGGCATCAGCCTGCGCAAGCAGGGCCGCTGGAAAGACGCCATCATCGAATACAAGCGGGCCATCAAGATCGCGCCCGAAGATGAAAATATTTATTACAATATAGGGATGGCCTTCGCCGAAGGCGGCGACTTTTTGCAGGCCAAAGCCAATCTGCTCAAAGCTGTGGACCTCAACCCGGAAATTCCCAACGCCAGCCCCAATATCGCGTACAATTTCGGCGCGGTCTTCCTTCAGTCCAAAGACCGGGAACGGGCGACCCAGTTTTTTCGGCTGGCTCTCCAACTGCGGCCCGATTTTCCCGCGGCCAGGGACGGACTCAAACGTGCCGGCGGCTAA
- a CDS encoding sensor domain-containing diguanylate cyclase, whose protein sequence is MSTSFAQYLVEQLDALIYLVDMQTCEVLYINERGKKLFGPGDVVGQACYRVLQGRDEPCPFCTNHLLVREFFHVWEHTNPITGRHYLLKDKLVDWRGKTVRMEVAVDITDKENTSRAIKDKLEMQRALVDCVRTFYTAPTFNEAINIILRILGRIHQADRAYVFEYTSGERDEVFCSNTHEWCAEGVAPQKDKLQDLSLDLLPDWKTFLGPEQSIVIRDLEEIRENFPQTYDILKMQEIRSLMISQLNVDGVASGFIGVDNPRHLGEDLSLLWSLSYFVTMEQKKQRMESNILFLSQYDSLTGVGNRHSYMRLLSELESAENAETGVAFVDLNGLKSLNDREGHTAGDIFLKRMSEVFARHFSKEELFRIGGDEFVIICRGISAQLFKKKLRSMRAEAENLYPGALALGSVWKKSEASPSEMARLADKRMYEDKRRHYHDRNRELRPVPPATATQ, encoded by the coding sequence ATGAGCACTTCTTTCGCCCAATATCTTGTGGAGCAACTCGACGCGTTGATCTACCTCGTGGACATGCAAACCTGCGAGGTGCTCTACATCAATGAGCGCGGCAAAAAACTGTTCGGCCCCGGCGACGTCGTGGGTCAGGCCTGTTACCGCGTCCTTCAGGGCAGAGACGAACCATGCCCGTTCTGCACCAACCATCTGTTGGTCAGGGAATTCTTTCACGTCTGGGAACATACCAATCCCATCACCGGGCGGCATTACCTGCTCAAAGACAAGTTGGTGGACTGGCGGGGTAAAACCGTGCGCATGGAAGTGGCCGTGGACATCACGGACAAAGAAAACACCAGTCGCGCCATCAAGGACAAGCTGGAAATGCAGCGCGCTCTGGTGGACTGCGTGCGCACCTTCTATACCGCCCCGACCTTCAATGAAGCCATCAATATTATTCTGCGCATCCTGGGACGGATCCATCAGGCCGACCGGGCCTATGTCTTCGAATATACAAGTGGCGAACGGGATGAGGTTTTTTGCAGCAATACGCATGAATGGTGCGCCGAGGGCGTTGCGCCACAGAAAGACAAGCTGCAGGACCTGTCCCTGGACCTTCTTCCCGATTGGAAAACATTTCTGGGTCCCGAGCAAAGCATTGTCATCCGGGATCTGGAAGAGATCAGGGAGAATTTTCCGCAGACCTACGATATTTTGAAGATGCAGGAGATCAGAAGTCTGATGATCTCGCAACTGAACGTGGACGGCGTCGCCAGCGGTTTCATCGGCGTGGACAATCCCCGGCACTTGGGGGAGGATCTTTCCCTGCTCTGGTCCCTGTCCTATTTTGTGACCATGGAACAGAAAAAACAGCGTATGGAAAGCAATATTCTGTTTCTGAGCCAGTATGACAGCCTCACCGGAGTGGGCAACCGCCACAGTTACATGCGGCTTTTGAGCGAGCTGGAAAGCGCTGAAAACGCCGAGACAGGCGTGGCCTTTGTGGATCTCAACGGTCTGAAATCGCTCAATGACCGCGAGGGGCATACGGCGGGGGACATCTTTCTCAAACGCATGAGCGAAGTCTTCGCCCGGCATTTCAGCAAGGAAGAGCTCTTTCGCATCGGCGGCGATGAGTTCGTCATCATCTGCCGGGGCATTTCCGCGCAACTTTTCAAAAAAAAGCTTCGCTCCATGCGCGCAGAGGCCGAAAACCTGTATCCCGGGGCTCTGGCGCTGGGCAGCGTCTGGAAAAAAAGCGAGGCCAGCCCGTCCGAGATGGCCCGCCTTGCCGACAAACGCATGTATGAGGACAAGCGCCGCCATTACCATGACCGGAACCGGGAACTCAGGCCGGTTCCGCCCGCGACGGCCACTCAATGA